The Anguilla anguilla isolate fAngAng1 chromosome 19, fAngAng1.pri, whole genome shotgun sequence genome has a segment encoding these proteins:
- the LOC118218686 gene encoding microsomal glutathione S-transferase 1-like — translation MAEVVNMIDSEVFLAFSTYATIVILKMMLMSPITAYFRFTRKAFANPEDTGLGKSAEEKKKMLRTDPDVERARRCHQNDLENILPFVLIGLLYSLTGPDLHSALLYFRVFVGSRFLHTVAYLAPLPQPSRALSWMVGMGVTFAMAYRVLTTALHL, via the exons ATGGCAGAGGTGGTAAACATGATTGACAGCGAGGTCTTCCTGGCCTTCTCCACGTACGCCACCATCGTCATCCTCAAGATGATGCTCATGTCCCCGATAACGGCCTACTTCCGTTTTACAAGAAAG GCCTTCGCGAACCCGGAGGACACTGGCCTGGGGAAGTCTgcagaggagaagaagaagatgcTGCGCACCGACCCCGATGTGGAGAGAGCCAGAAG GTGCCATCAGAACGACCTGGAGAACATCCTGCCCTTCGTCCTGATTGGCCTGCTGTACTCGCTGACCGGGCCGGACCTGCACTCTGCCCTGCTGTACTTCCGGGTGTTTGTGGGGTCACGGTTTCTCCACACGGTGGCCTACCTGGCCCCTCTCCCACAGCCCAGCAGAGCCCTGTCCTGGATGGTGGGCATGGGTGTGACCTTTGCAATGGCCTACAGGGTCCTCACTACTGCACTGCACCTCTAG